The nucleotide window GTTATGTagtataaatatgtacttaCGTGGCAATGTGATATCAAAGTAACTGGGGACAAAGATTGCTCCGAAaagcatattatattaatcacgTTCAATGTCTCGCAAAAGAGATTTACGCTTCAAGctaattagattttaataagaCTTTACGTATATACGGAATAAATTTAGGAATGTTTTACTTAGTGGGAAAAaccaattttataaagatccCCTAATGTTAATACAAAACATCTAtatgtgatttataataattatattacatttatgctAATTACCCTAGCAGCGATACATTATTGACGATTGCAACACttacgtaaaataatttctttctctctctctttctctaaatgtgttgtatataataattgtatgtaaCTCTTATGTAAAGAACGCGCTATTATCTGTAAAATCGAATTTGACTTTCAATAGAACCACGAGTTTTTATTGATCATACAATAAGgtattttctgaaatttccACACATATTGAATTAGCAGCATGTCATTGACATTAGCCACAGACCGATTATAATATGACGATAATAAGTAAGAAGGAAAGAGTAGATAGTCTACTTCCAAGTCCATTTTCAAATTGGTCTccgatattaatcattaaacataattattgagaaGTAATAAGTGAAAGAAGTATTCAATACATTTctgtttgtaaaaataatgtttttcttttgtgaTTACATGATTAAATGATCAATGACAAATCGAATATAATGCTACCTGTATATAAAcacgcaaataaaaatttacgcgatatgataataatatctaaaaaaattaaattataatgcacttagaaaataaaaatataatttttttatttttatttcagatcaCATATAATCATCTCTTTGTCTGCAATATCAAAGAACTGTAGATGAAAATAAGCTTGCACGTAATTATCGATCTTCGATTTCTTAACTGATCAGATCAAacgtattatttttccatttaacgtgatttaaaataaaaactgttttgaaatattgacTGCTTATGCCCCAAATTgtacgaatataaataatacaatatcgttatattcatattgcattttaattatcgcGTTTCAAATCATATTCTCTTACACTTTCTTAAACATATCCTTTAGTTGATATATCGCATCCTGCGATTTAActtattgtgtatataattataaaattatattaatcaagtGATTTAACATGTAGATTCAGATTGACACGATGGATTATTGTTTATGATGCATACTTTGAAATTCTACAGAATCGAAAATGACTTTATCGATTGATCATACTTTATTCTAACTGAAATCACAGTCTCAGCGACAATTTGACAAACTTGTAATGACAAGTACTTGTttctttaacaataataacatcACTTCTTGGGAACTCATGTGATATATTAAGAAGTTTAAATCCAACTTTAAATTCGgtttgtacattatattatttttattctcttttttcttcttattaatattcatgtgCACGCATTTATACTTCATGTGCTGGAAAGTATAACAGCATcagctattattttttttctcttcgtttCTTGTCAATAAATGAGGCCTGCTCTCTGTGATTGCCAATATCTTCATcgcgaaaatttatattatgcagtactgaaataaaaaagataagatatgTAAAGATAgagaagtataaaaaaattaaaatttcgagtACTTTAACCAATATATAAATGGAAGTAAAGCTATTAGACGAACTTGATGGTTAATTTATCAGGTCAAACAAAATCTCCTATTATTCTTTAGCAATCTTAAGGAAACTTTAATTCTGCGTACATGCGAACATTTAGATACTAAAGAGATTAAACCCGAAATTATGATGACGTATATTGACGGTGCAATTATTCGAACTCTACAAtcattaatacaatattgatCGTTTCGCTACAAACGAAATCGATTTTAAAGAACTTGTTACGCAAGACCATGAGACattgcaattattaaatagaataaaaacatAGGATGAACTATTGATCTTAACAAGATATCGCCGTTTCCTAAGTGATTAACTTAAATGTAAACGAAATAAACCCTAACGTCTTTTTGGCGCCTAatacaaaagtaatataaaggaaaacaaattacttttctttttgcaaataagatacttttatatcttgatatattttttaatatatatatatatatatatatatatatatatatatatatatatatatatatgtgtgtgtgtgtgatgtatatacatatatgatgtatattataatgtaagagaacgcgaaaaattaaacatatacatgtacTAAATTTCAtgttaagaattttattctatgAACCATTTCTtcgactttatttttaaaaaattttagtttagtttatatataattttatacaaaagattCATACAAAGACACATGCATTAGCGATGAAAATCTTTTGCATGTTACTCAGAGTTATGACCCTGACACCGCATATATCAAAGTCAAAGTTATTGAAGCTGGGTCCTCTATTcgacatttttatcaattacttaattagtaaataataaattatctgcaaagatatttttattaaataaatacatatatatctaaaattaatctacttctttgttataaaatttttttttataaaaaaagtaattaattaatcaaataaaaaaacttgatcatatacacatatatatattacatatattacatatattacaacttttatttggaacattttttttataactcttataatttttgagatatttaggCGTCTCAGTATAAATGGCTCatcctatacatatatatatataaatttcaacatAACGCTACATTGTTAATacacttttaatattagtagttttttttagaatataagcATATCTTTagtctttatattaatattagtatttttgtagcaaaaagttatttaggtataaatttaagaaatatttatacatacaagttttatatgtcttttttttatatatatttctaaatattgatttatttcatatatttcgaaattctaaaaatatatcttatactaGAAGATTCTTTTCTTCGTCGTTAGAAAGTGACAATGATAGAGAATCAATTCAATTGTAACATGATGACATACATCCgcatattttatctttctaaaTTGACATTCGCAAGACTGCCATGAGGTTCATTCACATTTATTTCGGCTTCCGCTATTAATCTCCACTCACATTCCGGATGTGTGCTCGATCGACAGCACTGTCCCCGACACGTTAGTCCTATCAGCGGCGATTTGACACTTGACCCTTGACGCCGGTCTGAGTGTCTGCGTCGGCGGATAAATCGTGATCGCCCCGCGGAATCCGCAGTCCCTCGTCGTTCATCGGACGCATAATTATACTCGCTCCGCACCGAATTCCGTCACCGATCACGTGTAGATCGCATCCCCCTTTTTGCGTTTCGTAAAACTTGTGCTGTTCACGCGTGCGACGTTTCGGCGTAGAAGGTGAACGATAGATAAATCCgctttttttttgtgtctcGTCGCGATACGAtacgagattttttttccttcgagATGTTTTGTCGAGCGATATGTGCCAGCGTACGCAATGAGAAAACGGATTGAAGACATACATGTGAAGATAATTCGCAATCGCCCTAGGAATTCACGCACTAAGTGACGCGTGAAGGATCATTCGCGAAAACGTTTAAGTGACAAAAGTTCACGTTCTCACGCGTAGAGCACGCAgtcctcttcttcttcaagATCCATCCGGAACTAGTTCGCGCCAACAGCGCATGTTGATTGATCTTAAAGTGTGAACGACTTGACCCACTTCTAgttttattgttgaaaatcAGCAACAGAGATAttcatttacaatttaatgaaataataaaatcagatCGCATCAAGAATAAGTGTACTCCAAACATCGAGATTCCGAAATTGCACAATTgagtaagaaattttattaaacttgaaTTATTTCGTAATATCCCTTTCTTTTCTAACCAGGaagaatatatgatttatgCACATGCAACTTTTCTTTcaacttttttacaatttttaaacaatttgtaaCTTACAGCTATCTAACTagcaaaattagaaaaattttccttcTATATTTGCTAGAAATAAaagctaaaaaatatttctaaaaaaaaatggaaaaaagcAGCCATAAatcatatttgttatataaagaGAGTTATCTAACATCACCCCCTCATCAAGATTAATCCATCGATGTCGTTGGTATCGACGTTTTGTCATATCAAagttatttactatttacagaaataataacagtgagttatttacataaatatatactttttattccgATTTCaagactttaaaaaattaatctcgcgtattaattctcttaaaattatctatttttgacaaccaaaaatatattaaatatattcttgatatttacaacaattaaatattattatacatataacctgatttttaaatatatatatatatatatatatatatatatatatttgtttactcGTACCCGTCTTTCTACCCTAAATAGAACATTAATCAGGTTTTATTGTTTGATAAATTGCATTATATCGATATGTCGACATGTGGGCACAAGCGAGGGAGGCTTCTTAATTGAACCatatcaacaattttattcgataaaaCCATATCCTTGTGAGCACATATTACGTCATATAGAGAATCctgtacaaattaataaatattttttacttttgctataaattatgtattgaaCTATAAATGTGCGCtttcgaattattatttacgtaatCTTGTGTTAGATGCTTTTGATTTGAATCTAATCTAAGTGTGTTTTTGGGTAAAAACATGACAGTTTgtttttttgctaaataattgCGTAAAAGATTGTTTGGTCAAAACGAGGCAAATCAACGTCACATCGACTTTGTCTGCGCATTCGTCTGTattatattgtgaaaataacAAGAACCTAGATAAGAATCACGACAATTATTGACGCTCGTTAAAGAAGATTATTTTTCCCTGgcatatatgttaaaatgtcTTATCAGATCTTTTATACTATACGTATAGAAAAGACATTTTGCGTTCGAAATTATTcgattcttaattattttttccgcATTTATCTGCTTGATCCATACTGTAAGTTTCTGTTTGTTGCTGCCCAGAAAAATGGATGATATTACGCTTAATGGATGATATTATGTTTTGTACTATCTTGCTCCATGCATTTATCCGGGATAGAGTGTTGATAAATTATTGCCGCCAAAACAAGTATCTATATCGCTCAAATCCCGAAAAATCATATCGAACTACGATGGAATGaagttaattgaagaaaaacagctcattaaaatatgatatcttAACGTGTTCCCTCGATGATGCACTTTGCGCTTCGGGGCCGAAGTTTAGTTCCGTGTCTCTGGCACATGTTTAGCACATGATGTCAGGCGGATTTGGTACTTTGAACGCAAGctacattgatattttttaatattaagatcCTCAGCTACAGTAGCTTGTAACTTTACGAGAGAGCCTCTCTCGTAATCTCTCGCCATTCATCTGCTGTTTTtcctttttgcattttattcggCGAAAAATAGCCAAGTACAAATTGTAGTCCCTTCTCGAAACAGTTCGTAATACAGAGTTGCAAAAGGTTGCGGACTAATTCAAGTCTCAATACCTCCTACAATACGCTCGGACCTGCGCTGAACATTCTTCGCTAGGTCAGCGGAAAGTAAGCCGAATCAGTATTACAACGCACCCCGCACGATAAGGGTTGCTTGTTCATCAGTAATAGTGCGCAGAGACGAGAAGATTGCGAGCAAATCCCTCGATTGTCGGAGAtcatcttgaaatatattattctgcaCTCGATGCGCTCTGTTCATCTGCAGTGTTCTCATTCCAAACTGCAATCTAAAAAGCGATCCTATATTCCAGAAGagagattaatttttgttttgtaagatgaaaaaaatgtaatgctttataaaatgttacaatacTCGAGAGAAATCTTTCGACATATGTTGTATTTTTGCTTCAAAAATTTCCTTGCTAAATGTTTTCTAAAGGAATCGGtaaaacacatacatatatacgtaaaaattaaaagattcttgtagcaaatttctatttttccgATTTTCCAAccatcaatatataaaaaagtttatttaaaaataaaaatttttctatgtttggttactttttttgctttaattagatataattacacGCGTTTAATCGAATTAAAAGCTTAATTCAACGTAAGCCTTTGATCACTGTTTAAAGACCGAGTTGttatcaaataaatcattCATCAGCCTGGCAAACATTTGTCCCATCAAATTGAATCGGATGTTATATCCTGTGTCAGTGCAATGCGACCCTTTGTATGTGACCACCACGTTTAAAGGCCGAGTCGGTTACCACAAATAAATCATAGCCTGGCAAACACTTGACGACGTATCTCTCCGCGAATTGTTCCACTGGAATGCCTCGCGAACATACTAGACGCATTGTCCCGATCTATTGTTTCCCAAACTTTCCGAGTTAAAAGTACGAACGTGAGGTATCTCGAATGAATTCGTATCACGTGTGCGATCGGAcgtcctctccctctcttcgAGATTTCCTTTAACATcgactaaattaaattttagacaaaaataaaaagaagatttaattaattctacttAATTGGAAGAAAATATCCTGTTGCAAAAAAATGCTTGTTTTCATAAAGTCTAACGCGATGGTTACAGATGAAGTAATAATCCTCAACGATATGGAGAACACGATACAGTTGAACGATACCGAGAGTGAGGAGGGTCTCAAGTGCAACGACACGGCGGAATTGCCGAATGAATTGCGTTTCAACGACGGTCACCTTGTAACGATAGTCACTTACAGCATTCTAATGGTAATATCGGCCGCTGGGAACATTACCGTGCTGATAATGACCATAATAAAGAAGCGAAAGTCCAAGTCTCGTATACACACCCTCATAATGCATTTGTCGATCGCTGACCTCCTTGTaagtattcaaatatataattaatcaaatataattaacgcgTACTCAAACGAACAATTAACTtgcgataagtaattataatattttggcGATCTGTATAAAAGCGCGCGATGATTGAAATTCCGAGGATGATGAGAAATTTaatcgaattaattattatccagGTGACGTTCTTAATGATGCCGCTTGAAATCGGATGGTCGATAACAGTATCGTGGGAAGCCGGAGACGCGATGTGTCGTATAATGGCTTTCTTCAGGATGTTCGGCCTATACCTTTCATCCTTTGTAATAGTTTGCATAAGTATAGACAGGTCAGCGGGCAAAAATAACTTTGATGAACcgcgattattttatatgacacGCGCGCgctaaatttctcttttcttttatttatttattcattatcatttcattgaatatgaaataaaaacgatgcatatataataattacgtatACGTATAGGTATAGGTATATATCCGATCTAATGATGCGTTTGAAATTCTGATAATTGCATTTATCAGAATATATCTTCACTCGTATAATGTAACGTTACAGATATTACGCTGTGATGCGACCTCTCCAGATACTGGACGTTTATAGGAGAGGAAAAATAATGCTTATGCTCGCGTGGATTGGCTCCGTACTGTGTTCTTTGCCGCAGGTATACGACTTGCACCATCTTACTTCGTTATTCAAATTCAggcaaatttaaatacatatatagcatttctattttctctgcaGATGTTGGTGTTTCATCTCGAGACGCATCCGAATTACAATTGTTACACTCAATGTATAACTTTCAACTTCTTCCCGTCGTACGTGCACGAAGTTTCCTACACTTTGTTCGGCATGTTGATCATGTATTGGTTCCCACTTATCGTAATATTCTACACTTACAGCAGTATTTTCATGGAGATCTGTCGTAGGTCCAAAGAGAAAAGCGAAGGTACGGCCGATACGATTTATCGCTATGAGAATTATTCGAAAACATACTTTGTAAAGTACAAACATACAAACACCCTCCCactcacacatacacatatatacataatgttgCGTTTTATATcgcttatttcttttattttcttcttttattcgtAAAGCCCCTTCGTAAGcgttatgttatttaatgCTCGGCAAAAAAAGTGAAGCAATTAAACAACAGACATTCTCTCGCACAGATAAAATACGTCGTTCCTCGAGCGGTTTCCTAAGTCGAGCGCGGGTACGCACTTTAAAAATGACGATAACCATTATCGCCGTATTCATTATCTGTTGGACTCCTTACTATGTGATGAGTGTTTGGTGAGTGATCACTATTTTCcataagacatttttttcctcGCTAACTAGAAATTATATTCCGCATAATCCGCAAAATCAGCAAAATCGACCAAGACGTAAAAATACTGACTTTCGACGCGATCAATGTTCACGGTCACAGATAGTCTTGTGTAAATTCAGttctattaaaagaaaaaactaataatattattatccaaGATTATCAATTTCTTACTTGAGAAATTCGCTGTTAATTTGCACGATTATCATTGTTGGACGTAAACAGGTACTGGTTCGATCGACCGACAGCCCAGAAGGTCGACGAACGCATTCAGAGGGCCCTCTTCTTCTTCGCGTGTACCAATTCCAGCATGAATCCCATCATCTACGGCATTTTCAACATACGTCAGAGAAATAaagtaagtatttattatctgaaaatgataatgatatgAACTCtctcgtaaatttttttcttaaattattactataattttattatcctttGTTTTCCATTGAttcaaatattctaatatgtaacaacatgtttttataaattcattcaAATTATGCAgccgaaagaaagagagacaaagtttgaatataataaatttttataaaatttaattaacaacgaTCTTTtacttcaataaaaattatagtcaaTTTAAGCGTGAAATAGAACTCGATATAGGACGAGTTCATATAATTCATTGAGTTAATGCAATTATCTGCGCTTATGTATTTTAGTGCGTGAattgtaatacataatttcatcTTATAATTGCAAAAGCGACCTAGCTAGTATTAACAAGAAGACAATATTATTACtcaattttctattaacaATCAAAATGTATACTAACGCATTCATTTCTCTTTCCCACTAATACACTCAAGCTGCCTGTTACTTGTACTTCCAGACAAAGATTCAATCCCATCCTCTTCTGAGGCTCATCAACACAACAACTATGGAACTTCCAG belongs to Anoplolepis gracilipes chromosome 4, ASM4749672v1, whole genome shotgun sequence and includes:
- the LOC140665064 gene encoding adipokinetic hormone/corazonin-related peptide receptor variant I-like isoform X1; its protein translation is MVTDEVIILNDMENTIQLNDTESEEGLKCNDTAELPNELRFNDGHLVTIVTYSILMVISAAGNITVLIMTIIKKRKSKSRIHTLIMHLSIADLLVTFLMMPLEIGWSITVSWEAGDAMCRIMAFFRMFGLYLSSFVIVCISIDRYYAVMRPLQILDVYRRGKIMLMLAWIGSVLCSLPQMLVFHLETHPNYNCYTQCITFNFFPSYVHEVSYTLFGMLIMYWFPLIVIFYTYSSIFMEICRRSKEKSEDKIRRSSSGFLSRARVRTLKMTITIIAVFIICWTPYYVMSVWYWFDRPTAQKVDERIQRALFFFACTNSSMNPIIYGIFNIRQRNKTKIQSHPLLRLINTTTMELPVVAYAKDSIFTIFVIALPILFNPSTSCNRRSSHDRGNYAPMRAPTIETRLTPLSLSVKLLD
- the LOC140665064 gene encoding adipokinetic hormone/corazonin-related peptide receptor variant I-like isoform X4, yielding MVTDEVIILNDMENTIQLNDTESEEGLKCNDTAELPNELRFNDGHLVTIVTYSILMVISAAGNITVLIMTIIKKRKSKSRIHTLIMHLSIADLLVTFLMMPLEIGWSITVSWEAGDAMCRIMAFFRMFGLYLSSFVIVCISIDRYYAVMRPLQILDVYRRGKIMLMLAWIGSVLCSLPQMLVFHLETHPNYNCYTQCITFNFFPSYVHEVSYTLFGMLIMYWFPLIVIFYTYSSIFMEICRRSKEKSEDKIRRSSSGFLSRARVRTLKMTITIIAVFIICWTPYYVMSVWYWFDRPTAQKVDERIQRALFFFACTNSSMNPIIYGIFNIRQRNKTKIQSHPLLRLINTTTMELPVVAYAKDSIFTIFVIALPILFNPSTSCNRRSSHDRGADACTHHRDPAHATVSIGQASRLTTNTTFARSNRCV
- the LOC140665064 gene encoding adipokinetic hormone/corazonin-related peptide receptor variant I-like isoform X3, which produces MVTDEVIILNDMENTIQLNDTESEEGLKCNDTAELPNELRFNDGHLVTIVTYSILMVISAAGNITVLIMTIIKKRKSKSRIHTLIMHLSIADLLVTFLMMPLEIGWSITVSWEAGDAMCRIMAFFRMFGLYLSSFVIVCISIDRYYAVMRPLQILDVYRRGKIMLMLAWIGSVLCSLPQMLVFHLETHPNYNCYTQCITFNFFPSYVHEVSYTLFGMLIMYWFPLIVIFYTYSSIFMEICRRSKEKSEDKIRRSSSGFLSRARVRTLKMTITIIAVFIICWTPYYVMSVWYWFDRPTAQKVDERIQRALFFFACTNSSMNPIIYGIFNIRQRNKAPMRAPTIETRLTPLSLSVKLLD
- the LOC140665064 gene encoding adipokinetic hormone/corazonin-related peptide receptor variant I-like isoform X2 — encoded protein: MENTIQLNDTESEEGLKCNDTAELPNELRFNDGHLVTIVTYSILMVISAAGNITVLIMTIIKKRKSKSRIHTLIMHLSIADLLVTFLMMPLEIGWSITVSWEAGDAMCRIMAFFRMFGLYLSSFVIVCISIDRYYAVMRPLQILDVYRRGKIMLMLAWIGSVLCSLPQMLVFHLETHPNYNCYTQCITFNFFPSYVHEVSYTLFGMLIMYWFPLIVIFYTYSSIFMEICRRSKEKSEDKIRRSSSGFLSRARVRTLKMTITIIAVFIICWTPYYVMSVWYWFDRPTAQKVDERIQRALFFFACTNSSMNPIIYGIFNIRQRNKTKIQSHPLLRLINTTTMELPVVAYAKDSIFTIFVIALPILFNPSTSCNRRSSHDRGNYAPMRAPTIETRLTPLSLSVKLLD